In a genomic window of Gopherus evgoodei ecotype Sinaloan lineage chromosome 14, rGopEvg1_v1.p, whole genome shotgun sequence:
- the ACOT8 gene encoding acyl-coenzyme A thioesterase 8, with protein sequence MAASTSTGGFRVLAAGAGAESPGSGDVPEGGQPAAPGDLRSVLVTSVLSLEPLDLDLFRGRHYWVPVTRRLFGGQIVGQALVAAAKAVSEDVHAHSLHCYFVRAGDPTVPVLYQVERTRTGKSFSVRSVKAVQHGKPILICQASFQQSQESPVQHQFTMPTVLPPEELRTQEELIQKYLQDPNLVEKYRLGLNKILAQEVPVEIKPVNPLEILCQLPQEPKQLFWVRARGYIGECDMKLHCCVAAYISDYAFLGTALLPHRQHPVKFMVSLDHSMWFHAPFRADHWMLYECESPWAGGCRGLVHGRLWRRDGVLAVTCAQEGVIRVEQSPAESKL encoded by the exons ATGGCGGCCTCCACGAGCACTGGCGGCTTCCGGGTTCTAGCGGCGGGGGCCGGAGCCGAGTCTCCCGGGAGCGGGGACGTGCCCGAGGGGGGGCAGCCGGCGGCCCCCGGCGACCTGCGCAGCGTCCTGGTCACCAGCGTCctgagcctggagcccctggacctgGACCTGTTCAG ggGGAGGCACTACTGGGTCCCTGTCACACGGAGGCTCTTCGGCGGGCAGATCGTGGGCCAGGCTCTGGTGGCAGCTGCCAAGGCCGTGAGCGAGGACGTCCATGCCCACTCCCTGCACTGTTACTTTGTGCGAGCAG GGGATCCCACGGTGCCAGTTCTATACCAGGTGGAGCGCACACGCACAGGGAAGAGTTTCTCTGTTCGCTCAGTAAAGGCAGTTCAGCATGGGAAGCCAATCCTCATCTGCCAGGCCTCCTTCCAGCAGAGCCAGGAGAGCCCCGTTCAGCACCAGTTCACCATGCCTACTGTGCTGCCTCCGGAGGAGCTGCGGACTCAGGAAGAGCTAATTCAGAAATACCTTCA GGATCCCAACTTGGTGGAGAAATACAGGCTGGGACTCAACAAGATTCTGGCCCAGGAGGTGCCAGTTGAGATCAAGCCTGTGAACCCATTGGAGATACTCTGCCAGCTGCCTCAGGAGCCCAAGCAGCTGTTCTGGGTTCGGGCACGAGGCTATATTG GGGAGTGTGATATGAAGCTGCACTGCTGCGTGGCTGCCTACATCTCCGACTACGCCTTCCTGGGCACGGCTCTGCTCCCACACCGGCAGCATCCTGTCAAGTTCATGGTGTCCCTTGACCACTCCATGTGGTTCCACGCCCCCTTCCGAGCCGACCACTGGATGCTGTACGAGTGCGAGAGCCCCTGGGCCG GTGGGTGCCGAGGGCTGGTGCATGGGCGGCTGTGGCGCAGGGATGGAGTCCTGGCTGTCACCTGCGCACAGGAAGGCGTCATCAGGGTGGAGCAGAGTCCAGCTGAGAGCAAACTGTAG
- the SNX21 gene encoding LOW QUALITY PROTEIN: sorting nexin-21 (The sequence of the model RefSeq protein was modified relative to this genomic sequence to represent the inferred CDS: deleted 3 bases in 2 codons), which translates to MPGTGPMGLLKACGPQEQGAGLTPDWAEADLDDASCTEGSPVGQPAPGWAGSGFPGGGGAAQGGSKEEPRLSGHRSLDRSPAEPMASRLLHRLRHALAGEGDREGQGGGGSEVEEFPESSELEDDTDRLSTRLSGTLSFTSNEEEEAAEENEDDSASQELGDLCELGLPKNPGDPSPAPAERQGSNLLTRQLQDLWRRSRSSLVPQRLLFEVTSASVVSERSSKYVLYTIYLIRSGQFDKAPAAIARRYSDFERLNRRLRLQFGCDMAGVSFPRKRLRRNFTAETIAKRSRAFEQFLSHLHSITKIRRSSDFLEFFFLRDLQAAQRLTCTGLYREALASWSNAYRLQDRLGVCNSGHFLLTLAGLVVCHQELDELSEAHRSCEQALQLLEAQDSHPLLEPFLQAHVHLSWKVGKDKHQSEARLQGLLGAGVALQQQPTLKEFLIKEALE; encoded by the exons ATGCCAGGGACAGGACCCATGGGGCTCCTGAAGGCCTGCGGGCCCCAGGAACAGGGAGCGG GATTAACTCCGGATTGGGCGGAGGCGGATCTAGACGACGCATCGTGCACAGAAGGGAGCCCGGTCGGG CAGCCAGCCCCGGGCTGGGCAGGATCCGGGTTCCCGGGCGGAGGCGGAGCTGCG CAGGGAGGATCCAAGGAGGAGCCGCGGCTGAGCGGCCATCGCAGCCTGGACCGCAGCCCCG ccGAGCCCATGGCCTCCCGCCTCCTGCACCGCCTGCGGCATGCCCTGGCTGGAGAGGGCGACCGGGAGGGACAGGGCGGAGGTGGCTCAGAGGTGGAGGAATTCCCAGAGAGCTCCGAACTGGAGGATGACACTGACAGGCTGTCCACACGGCTTAGCGGCACCCTGAGCTTCACCAGtaacgaggaggaggaggcggcagagGAGAATGAGGATGATTCCGCTAGCCAGGAGCTGGGGGATCTGTGTGAGCTGGGGCTGCCCAAGAACCCTGGAG ATCCAAGCCCTGCTCCAGCTGAGCGCCAGGGCAGTAACCTACTGACACGCCAGCTCCAGGACTTGTGGAGGAGATCGCGCAGCAGCCTCGTTCCCCAGCGGCTGCTCTTCGAGGTCACCAGCGCCAGCGTCGTCAGTGAGCGCTCCTCCAAATACGTG CTCTACACCATCTACCTGATCCGCTCTGGCCAGTTTGACAAGGCCCCTGCTGCCATTGCCCGGCGCTACTCGGACTTTGAGAGACTGAACCGGCGCCTGCGCCTTCAGTTTGGCTGCGACATGGCGGGTGTCTCCTTCCCCAGGAAGAGGCTGCGCAGGAACTTCACGGCAGAAACCATCGCCAAGCGGAGCCGGGCCTTTGAGCAGTTCCTGTCCCACCTGCACTCCATCACCAAGATCCGCCGCTCCTCTGACTTCCTGGAATTCTTCTTCCTGCGCGACCTGCAGGCAGCCCAGCGCCTCACCTGCACCGGCTTGTACCGCGAGGCCCTGGCCAGCTGGAGCAACGCCTACCGGCTCCAGGACAGGCTGGGCGTCTGCAACTCGGGCCACTTCCTCCTCACGCTGGCCGGCCTGGTGGTTTGTCATCAGGAGCTGGATGAGCTGAGTGAGGCTCATCGCTCCTGTGagcaggctctgcagctcctggaggcCCAAGACAGCCACCccttgctggagcctttccttcAGGCCCACGTCCACCTGTCCTGGAAGGTGGGGAAAGATAAGCACCAGTCGGAGGCCAggctgcaggggctgctgggggcgggagtggctctgcagcagcagcccacCCTAAAGGAGTTCTTGATCAAGGAGGCTTTGGAGTGA